In Streptococcus oralis, a single window of DNA contains:
- the rplC gene encoding 50S ribosomal protein L3: MTKGILGKKVGMTQIFTEAGELIPVTVIEATPNVVLQVKTVETDGYNAIQVGFDDKREVLSNKPAKGHVAKANTAPKRFIREFKNVEGLEVGAEITVETFAAGDVVDVTGTSKGKGFQGVIKRHGQSRGPMAHGSRYHRRPGSMGPVAPNRVFKGKNLAGRMGGDRVTIQNLEVVQVVPEKNVILIKGNVPGAKKSLITIKSAVKAGK, from the coding sequence ATGACAAAAGGAATCTTAGGGAAAAAAGTGGGAATGACTCAAATCTTCACTGAAGCTGGCGAATTGATCCCTGTAACAGTTATTGAAGCAACTCCAAACGTTGTTCTTCAAGTTAAAACTGTTGAAACAGACGGATACAACGCTATCCAAGTTGGTTTCGATGACAAACGCGAAGTATTGAGCAACAAACCTGCTAAAGGACATGTAGCGAAAGCTAACACGGCTCCTAAGCGCTTCATTCGTGAATTCAAAAACGTTGAAGGCTTGGAAGTTGGTGCTGAAATCACAGTTGAAACATTCGCAGCTGGAGACGTTGTTGACGTAACTGGTACTTCTAAAGGTAAAGGTTTCCAAGGTGTTATCAAACGCCACGGACAATCACGTGGACCAATGGCTCACGGTTCTCGTTACCACCGTCGTCCAGGTTCTATGGGACCTGTAGCACCTAACCGCGTATTCAAAGGTAAAAACCTTGCAGGACGTATGGGTGGCGACCGCGTAACGATTCAAAACCTTGAAGTGGTACAAGTTGTTCCAGAAAAGAACGTTATCCTTATCAAAGGTAACGTACCAGGTGCTAAGAAATCTCTTATCACTATCAAATCAGCAGTTAAAGCTGGTAAATAA
- the rplD gene encoding 50S ribosomal protein L4, whose protein sequence is MANVTLFDQTGKEAGQVVLNDAVFGIEPNESVVFDVIISQRASLRQGTHAVKNRSAVSGGGRKPWRQKGTGRARQGSIRSPQWRGGGVVFGPTPRSYGYKLPQKVRRLALKSVYSEKVAENKFVAVDALSFTAPKTAEFAKVLAALSIDSKVLVILEEGNEFAALSARNLPNVKVATATTASVLDIANSDKLLVTQAAISKIEEVLA, encoded by the coding sequence ATGGCAAACGTAACATTATTTGACCAAACTGGTAAAGAAGCTGGCCAAGTTGTTCTTAACGATGCAGTATTTGGTATTGAACCAAATGAATCAGTTGTGTTTGATGTGATCATCAGCCAACGCGCAAGCCTTCGTCAAGGAACACACGCTGTTAAAAACCGCTCTGCAGTATCAGGTGGTGGACGCAAACCATGGCGTCAAAAAGGAACTGGACGTGCTCGTCAAGGTTCTATCCGCTCACCACAATGGCGTGGTGGTGGTGTTGTCTTCGGACCAACTCCACGTTCATACGGCTACAAACTTCCACAAAAAGTTCGTCGCCTAGCTCTTAAATCAGTTTACTCTGAAAAAGTTGCTGAAAACAAATTCGTAGCTGTAGACGCTCTTTCATTTACAGCTCCAAAAACTGCTGAATTTGCAAAAGTTCTTGCAGCATTGAGCATCGATTCTAAAGTTCTTGTTATCCTTGAAGAAGGAAATGAATTCGCAGCTCTTTCAGCTCGTAACCTTCCAAACGTGAAAGTTGCAACTGCTACAACTGCAAGTGTTCTTGACATCGCAAATAGCGACAAACTTCTTGTCACACAAGCAGCTATCTCTAAAATCGAGGAGGTTCTTGCATAA
- a CDS encoding 50S ribosomal protein L23: MNLYDVIKKPVITESSMAQLEAGKYVFEVDTRAHKLLIKQAVEAAFEGVKVANVNTINVKPKAKRVGRYTGFTNKTKKAIITLTADSKAIELFAAEAE, translated from the coding sequence ATGAATTTGTATGATGTTATCAAAAAACCTGTTATCACTGAAAGCTCAATGGCTCAACTTGAAGCAGGAAAATATGTATTTGAAGTTGACACTCGTGCACACAAACTTTTAATCAAGCAAGCTGTTGAAGCTGCTTTCGAAGGTGTTAAAGTTGCCAACGTTAACACAATCAACGTAAAACCTAAAGCGAAGCGTGTTGGACGTTACACTGGTTTTACTAACAAAACTAAAAAAGCTATCATCACACTTACAGCTGATTCAAAAGCAATCGAGTTGTTCGCTGCTGAAGCTGAATAA
- the rplB gene encoding 50S ribosomal protein L2, translated as MGIRVYKPTTNGRRNMTSLDFAEITTSTPEKSLLVALKSKAGRNNNGRITVRHQGGGHKRFYRLVDFKRNKDNVEAVVKTIEYDPNRSANIALVHYTDGVKAYIIAPKGLEVGQRIVSGPEADIKVGNALPLANIPVGTLIHNIELKPGRGGELVRAAGASAQVLGQEGKYVLVRLQSGEVRMILGTCRATVGVVGNEQHGLVNLGKAGRSRWKGIRPTVRGSVMNPNDHPHGGGEGKAPVGRKAPSTPWGKPALGLKTRNKKAKSDKLIVRRRNEK; from the coding sequence GTGGGAATTCGTGTTTATAAACCAACAACAAACGGTCGCCGTAATATGACTTCTTTGGATTTCGCTGAAATCACAACAAGCACTCCTGAAAAATCATTGCTTGTTGCTTTGAAGAGCAAGGCTGGTCGTAACAACAACGGTCGTATCACTGTTCGTCACCAAGGTGGTGGACACAAACGTTTCTACCGTTTGGTTGACTTCAAACGTAACAAAGACAACGTTGAAGCAGTTGTTAAAACTATCGAGTACGATCCAAACCGTTCTGCAAACATCGCTCTTGTACACTACACTGACGGTGTGAAAGCATACATCATCGCTCCAAAAGGTCTTGAAGTTGGTCAACGTATCGTTTCAGGTCCTGAAGCAGATATCAAAGTCGGAAACGCTCTTCCACTGGCTAACATCCCAGTTGGTACTTTGATCCACAACATCGAATTGAAACCAGGTCGTGGTGGAGAATTGGTACGTGCTGCTGGTGCTTCTGCCCAAGTATTGGGTCAAGAAGGTAAATACGTTCTTGTTCGTCTTCAATCTGGCGAAGTTCGTATGATTCTTGGAACTTGTCGTGCTACAGTTGGTGTTGTCGGAAACGAACAACATGGACTTGTAAACCTTGGTAAAGCAGGACGTAGCCGTTGGAAAGGTATCCGCCCAACAGTTCGTGGTTCTGTAATGAACCCTAACGATCACCCACACGGTGGTGGTGAAGGTAAAGCACCAGTTGGTCGTAAAGCGCCATCTACTCCATGGGGCAAACCTGCTCTTGGTCTTAAAACTCGTAACAAGAAAGCGAAATCTGACAAACTTATCGTTCGTCGTCGCAACGAGAAATAA
- the rpsS gene encoding 30S ribosomal protein S19, whose product MGRSLKKGPFVDEHLMKKVEAQANDEKKKVIKTWSRRSTIFPSFIGYTIAVYDGRKHVPVYIQEDMVGHKLGEFAPTRTYKGHAADDKKTRRK is encoded by the coding sequence ATGGGACGCAGTCTTAAAAAAGGACCTTTCGTCGATGAGCATTTGATGAAAAAAGTTGAAGCTCAAGCTAACGACGAAAAGAAAAAAGTTATCAAAACTTGGTCACGTCGTTCAACGATCTTCCCAAGTTTCATTGGTTACACTATTGCAGTTTATGACGGACGTAAACACGTACCTGTTTACATCCAAGAAGACATGGTAGGTCACAAACTTGGTGAATTTGCACCAACTCGTACTTACAAAGGTCACGCTGCAGACGACAAGAAAACACGTAGAAAATAA
- the rplV gene encoding 50S ribosomal protein L22 yields MAEITSAKAMARTVRVSPRKSRLVLDNIRGKSVADAIAILTFTPNKAAEIILKVLNSAVANAENNFGLDKANLVVSEAFANEGPTMKRFRPRAKGSASPINKRTAHITVAVAEK; encoded by the coding sequence ATGGCAGAAATTACTTCAGCTAAAGCAATGGCTCGTACAGTACGTGTTTCACCTCGTAAATCACGTCTTGTTCTTGACAACATCCGTGGTAAAAGCGTAGCCGATGCTATTGCAATCTTGACATTCACACCAAACAAAGCTGCTGAAATCATCTTGAAAGTTTTGAACTCAGCTGTAGCTAACGCTGAAAACAACTTTGGTTTGGACAAAGCTAACTTGGTAGTATCTGAAGCATTCGCAAACGAAGGACCAACTATGAAACGTTTCCGTCCACGTGCGAAAGGTTCAGCTTCACCAATCAACAAACGTACAGCTCACATCACTGTGGCTGTTGCAGAAAAATAA
- the rpsC gene encoding 30S ribosomal protein S3, whose amino-acid sequence MGQKVHPIGMRVGIIRDWDAKWYAEKEYADYLHEDLAIRKFVQKELADAAVSTIEIERAVNKVNVSLHTAKPGMVIGKGGANVDALRAKLNKLTGKQVHINIIEIKQPDLDAHLVGEGIARQLEQRVAFRRAQKQAIQRAMRAGAKGIKTQVSGRLNGADIARAEGYSEGTVPLHTLRADIDYAWEEADTTYGKLGVKVWIYRGEVLPARKNTKGGK is encoded by the coding sequence GTGGGTCAAAAAGTACATCCAATTGGTATGCGTGTCGGCATCATCCGTGATTGGGATGCCAAATGGTATGCTGAAAAAGAATACGCGGATTACCTTCATGAAGATCTTGCAATCCGTAAATTCGTTCAAAAAGAACTTGCTGACGCAGCAGTTTCAACTATCGAAATTGAACGCGCAGTAAACAAAGTTAACGTTTCACTTCACACTGCTAAACCAGGTATGGTTATCGGTAAAGGTGGTGCTAACGTTGATGCACTCCGTGCAAAACTTAACAAATTGACTGGAAAACAAGTACACATCAACATCATCGAAATCAAACAACCTGATTTGGATGCTCACCTTGTAGGTGAAGGAATTGCTCGTCAATTGGAGCAACGTGTCGCTTTCCGTCGTGCACAAAAACAAGCAATCCAACGTGCAATGCGTGCTGGAGCTAAAGGAATCAAAACTCAAGTATCAGGTCGTTTGAACGGTGCAGATATCGCCCGTGCTGAAGGATACTCTGAAGGAACTGTTCCACTTCACACACTTCGTGCAGATATCGATTACGCTTGGGAAGAAGCAGATACTACATACGGTAAACTTGGTGTTAAAGTATGGATCTACCGTGGTGAAGTTCTTCCAGCTCGTAAAAACACTAAAGGAGGTAAATAA
- the rplP gene encoding 50S ribosomal protein L16, translating to MLVPKRVKHRREFRGKMRGEAKGGKEVAFGEYGLQATTSHWITNRQIEAARIAMTRYMKRGGKVWIKIFPHKSYTAKAIGVRMGSGKGAPEGWVAPVKRGKVMFEVAGVSEEIAREALRLASHKLPVKCKFVKREAE from the coding sequence ATGTTAGTACCTAAACGTGTTAAACACCGTCGTGAATTCCGTGGAAAAATGCGCGGTGAAGCAAAAGGTGGAAAAGAAGTAGCATTCGGTGAATACGGTCTTCAAGCTACAACTAGCCACTGGATCACTAACCGCCAAATCGAAGCTGCTCGTATCGCCATGACTCGTTACATGAAACGTGGTGGTAAAGTTTGGATTAAAATCTTCCCACACAAATCATACACTGCTAAAGCTATCGGTGTGCGTATGGGATCTGGTAAAGGGGCGCCTGAAGGTTGGGTAGCACCAGTTAAACGTGGTAAAGTGATGTTTGAAGTTGCTGGTGTATCTGAAGAGATCGCTCGCGAAGCGCTTCGTCTTGCAAGCCACAAATTGCCAGTTAAATGTAAATTCGTAAAACGTGAAGCAGAATAA
- the rpmC gene encoding 50S ribosomal protein L29, whose translation MKLNEVKEFVKELRGLSQEELAKRENELKKELFELRFQAATGQLEQTARLKEVKKQIARIKTVQSEAK comes from the coding sequence ATGAAACTTAATGAAGTAAAAGAATTTGTTAAAGAACTTCGTGGTCTTTCTCAAGAAGAACTCGCGAAGCGCGAAAACGAATTGAAAAAAGAATTGTTTGAACTTCGTTTCCAAGCTGCTACTGGTCAATTGGAACAAACAGCTCGCTTGAAAGAAGTTAAAAAACAAATCGCTCGTATCAAAACAGTTCAATCTGAAGCGAAATAA
- the rpsQ gene encoding 30S ribosomal protein S17, whose protein sequence is MERNNRKVLVGRVVSDKMDKTITVVVETKRNHPVYGKRINYSKKYKAHDENNVAKEGDIVRIMETRPLSATKRFRLVEVVEEAVII, encoded by the coding sequence ATGGAACGCAATAATCGTAAAGTTCTTGTTGGACGTGTTGTATCTGACAAAATGGACAAGACAATCACAGTTGTAGTTGAAACAAAACGTAACCACCCAGTCTATGGTAAACGTATTAACTACTCTAAAAAATACAAAGCACATGATGAAAACAATGTTGCCAAAGAAGGCGATATCGTACGTATCATGGAAACTCGTCCGCTTTCAGCTACAAAACGTTTCCGTCTTGTAGAAGTTGTTGAAGAAGCGGTCATCATCTAA
- the rplN gene encoding 50S ribosomal protein L14 — MIQTETRLKVADNSGAREILTIKVLGGSGRKFANIGDVIVASVKQATPGGAVKKGDVVKAVIVRTKSGARRADGSYIKFDENAAVIIREDKTPRGTRIFGPVARELREGGFMKIVSLAPEVL; from the coding sequence ATGATTCAAACAGAAACTCGTTTGAAAGTCGCAGACAACAGCGGTGCTCGCGAAATCTTGACTATCAAAGTTCTTGGTGGTTCAGGACGTAAATTTGCAAACATCGGTGATGTTATTGTGGCATCTGTAAAACAAGCTACTCCTGGTGGTGCGGTTAAAAAAGGTGACGTTGTAAAAGCTGTTATCGTTCGTACTAAATCAGGTGCTCGTCGTGCTGATGGTTCATACATCAAATTTGACGAAAACGCAGCAGTTATCATCCGTGAAGACAAAACTCCTCGCGGAACACGTATCTTTGGCCCAGTTGCACGCGAATTGCGTGAAGGTGGCTTCATGAAGATCGTGTCACTTGCTCCAGAAGTACTTTAA
- the rplX gene encoding 50S ribosomal protein L24, translated as MFVKKGDKVRVIAGKDKGTEAVVLTALPKVNKVIVEGVNIVKKHQRPTNELPQGGIIEKEAAIHVSNVQVLDKNGVAGRVGYKFVDGKKVRYNKKSGEVLD; from the coding sequence ATGTTTGTAAAAAAAGGCGACAAAGTTCGCGTAATCGCTGGTAAAGATAAGGGAACAGAAGCTGTTGTCCTTACTGCCCTTCCAAAAGTAAACAAAGTTATCGTTGAAGGTGTCAACATCGTTAAGAAACACCAACGTCCAACTAACGAACTTCCTCAAGGTGGTATCATCGAGAAAGAAGCAGCTATCCACGTATCAAACGTTCAAGTATTGGACAAAAATGGTGTAGCTGGTCGTGTTGGTTACAAATTTGTAGACGGTAAAAAAGTTCGCTACAACAAAAAATCAGGCGAAGTGCTTGATTAA
- the rplE gene encoding 50S ribosomal protein L5, producing MANRLKEKYLNEVVPALTEQFNYSSVMAVPKVDKIVLNMGVGEAVSNAKSLEKAAEELALISGQKPLITKAKKSIAGFRLREGVAIGAKVTLRGERMYEFLDKLVSVSLPRVRDFHGVPTKSFDGRGNYTLGVKEQLIFPEINFDDVDKTRGLDIVIVTTANTDEESRALLTGLGMPFAK from the coding sequence ATGGCAAATCGTTTAAAAGAAAAATATCTTAATGAAGTAGTTCCTGCTTTGACAGAACAATTCAACTACTCATCAGTGATGGCTGTGCCTAAAGTAGATAAGATCGTTTTGAACATGGGTGTTGGTGAAGCTGTATCAAACGCTAAAAGTCTTGAAAAAGCTGCTGAAGAATTGGCACTTATCTCAGGTCAAAAACCACTTATCACTAAAGCTAAAAAATCAATCGCCGGCTTCCGTCTTCGTGAAGGTGTAGCGATCGGTGCAAAAGTTACCCTTCGTGGTGAACGTATGTACGAATTCTTGGACAAATTGGTTTCAGTTTCACTTCCACGTGTGCGTGACTTCCACGGTGTTCCAACAAAATCATTTGATGGACGCGGAAACTACACTCTTGGTGTGAAAGAACAATTGATCTTCCCAGAAATCAACTTCGATGACGTTGACAAAACTCGTGGTCTTGACATCGTTATCGTAACAACTGCTAACACTGACGAAGAGTCACGTGCATTGCTTACAGGCCTTGGAATGCCTTTTGCAAAATAA
- a CDS encoding type Z 30S ribosomal protein S14, with amino-acid sequence MAKKSMIAKNKRPAKFSTQAYTRCEKCGRPHSVYRKFKLCRVCFRELAYKGQIPGVTKASW; translated from the coding sequence ATGGCTAAAAAATCAATGATTGCTAAGAACAAACGTCCAGCGAAGTTCTCTACTCAAGCTTATACTCGTTGTGAAAAATGTGGTCGTCCACATTCAGTTTACCGCAAATTTAAACTTTGCCGTGTTTGCTTCCGTGAATTAGCTTACAAAGGACAAATTCCTGGTGTAACAAAAGCATCTTGGTAA
- the rpsH gene encoding 30S ribosomal protein S8, which yields MVMTDPIADFLTRIRNANQAKHEVLEVPASNIKKGIAEILKREGFVKNVEIIEDDKQGIIRVFLKYGPNGEKVITNLKRVSKPGLRVYKKREDLPKVLNGLGIAILSTSEGLLTDKEARQKNVGGEVIAYVW from the coding sequence ATGGTTATGACTGACCCAATCGCAGACTTCCTAACTCGTATTCGTAACGCTAACCAAGCGAAACACGAAGTACTTGAAGTACCTGCATCAAATATCAAAAAAGGGATTGCTGAAATCCTTAAACGCGAAGGTTTTGTTAAGAACGTAGAAATCATCGAAGATGACAAACAAGGCATCATCCGTGTATTCCTTAAATACGGACCAAACGGTGAAAAAGTTATCACTAACTTGAAACGTGTTTCTAAACCAGGGCTTCGTGTCTACAAAAAACGTGAAGATCTTCCAAAAGTTCTTAACGGACTTGGAATTGCTATTCTTTCAACTTCTGAAGGTTTGCTTACTGATAAAGAAGCTCGCCAAAAGAACGTTGGTGGAGAAGTTATCGCTTACGTTTGGTAA
- the rplF gene encoding 50S ribosomal protein L6, translating into MSRIGNKVIVLPAGVEITNNDNVVTVKGPKGELTREFSKDIEIRVEGTEVTLHRPNDSKEMKTIHGTTRALLNNMVVGVSEGFKKELEMRGVGYRAQLQGSKLVLAVGKSHPDEVEAPEGITFELPNPTTIVVSGISKEVVGQTAAYVRSLRSPEPYKGKGIRYVGEFVRRKEGKTGK; encoded by the coding sequence ATGTCACGTATTGGTAATAAAGTTATCGTGTTGCCTGCTGGTGTTGAAATCACTAACAATGACAACGTTGTAACTGTAAAAGGACCTAAAGGAGAACTTACTCGTGAGTTCTCAAAAGATATTGAAATTCGTGTGGAAGGTACTGAAGTAACTCTTCACCGTCCAAACGATTCAAAAGAAATGAAAACAATCCACGGAACTACTCGTGCCCTTTTGAACAACATGGTTGTTGGTGTATCAGAAGGATTCAAGAAAGAACTTGAAATGCGCGGGGTTGGTTACCGTGCACAACTTCAAGGATCTAAACTTGTTTTGGCTGTTGGTAAATCTCATCCAGACGAAGTTGAAGCTCCAGAAGGAATTACTTTTGAACTTCCAAACCCAACAACAATCGTTGTTAGCGGAATTTCAAAAGAAGTAGTTGGTCAAACAGCTGCTTACGTACGTAGCCTTCGTTCACCAGAACCATATAAAGGTAAAGGTATCCGTTACGTTGGTGAATTCGTTCGCCGTAAAGAAGGTAAAACAGGTAAATAA
- the rplR gene encoding 50S ribosomal protein L18 — translation MISKPDKNKLRQKRHRRVRGKLSGTADRPRLNVFRSNTGIYAQVIDDVAGVTLASASTLDKEVSKGTKTEQAVAVGKLVAERANAKGISEVVFDRGGYLYHGRVKALADAARENGLKF, via the coding sequence GTGATTTCTAAACCAGATAAAAACAAACTCCGCCAAAAACGCCACCGTCGCGTTCGCGGAAAACTCTCTGGAACTGCTGATCGCCCACGTTTGAACGTATTCCGTTCTAATACAGGCATCTACGCTCAAGTGATTGATGACGTAGCGGGTGTAACGCTCGCAAGTGCTTCAACTCTTGACAAAGAAGTTTCAAAAGGAACTAAAACTGAACAAGCCGTTGCTGTCGGTAAACTCGTTGCAGAACGTGCAAACGCTAAAGGTATTTCAGAAGTGGTGTTCGACCGCGGTGGATATCTATATCACGGACGTGTGAAAGCTTTGGCTGATGCAGCTCGTGAAAACGGATTGAAATTCTAA
- the rpsE gene encoding 30S ribosomal protein S5 has translation MAFKDNAVELEERVVAVNRVTKVVKGGRRLRFAALVVVGDHNGRVGFGTGKAQEVPEAIRKAVEDAKKNLIEVPMVGTTIPHEVLSEFGGAKVLLKPAVEGSGVAAGGAVRAVVELAGVADITSKSLGSNTPINIVRATVEGLKQLKRAEEVAALRGISVSDLA, from the coding sequence ATGGCATTTAAAGACAATGCAGTTGAATTAGAAGAACGCGTAGTTGCTGTCAACCGTGTTACAAAAGTTGTTAAAGGTGGACGTCGTCTTCGTTTCGCAGCTCTTGTTGTTGTTGGTGACCACAATGGTCGCGTAGGATTTGGTACTGGTAAAGCTCAAGAAGTTCCAGAAGCAATCCGCAAAGCAGTAGAAGATGCTAAGAAAAACTTGATTGAAGTTCCTATGGTTGGGACAACAATCCCACACGAAGTTCTTTCAGAATTCGGTGGAGCTAAAGTATTGTTGAAACCTGCTGTAGAAGGTTCTGGAGTTGCCGCTGGTGGTGCAGTTCGTGCCGTTGTGGAATTGGCAGGTGTGGCAGATATTACATCTAAATCACTTGGTTCTAACACTCCAATCAACATTGTTCGCGCAACTGTTGAAGGTTTGAAACAATTGAAACGCGCTGAAGAAGTTGCTGCCCTTCGTGGTATTTCAGTTTCTGATTTGGCATAA
- the rpmD gene encoding 50S ribosomal protein L30, whose translation MAQIKITLTKSPIGRIPSQRKTVVALGLGKLNSSVIKEDNAAIRGMITAVSHLVTVEEVI comes from the coding sequence ATGGCTCAAATTAAAATTACTTTGACTAAGTCTCCAATCGGACGCATTCCATCACAACGTAAAACTGTTGTAGCACTTGGACTTGGCAAATTGAACAGCTCTGTTATCAAAGAAGACAACGCTGCTATCCGTGGTATGATCACTGCAGTATCTCACTTGGTAACAGTTGAAGAAGTAATCTAA
- the rplO gene encoding 50S ribosomal protein L15 — protein MKLHELKPAEGSRKVRNRVGRGTSSGNGKTSGRGQKGQKARSGGGVRLGFEGGQTPLFRRLPKRGFTNINAKEYAIVNLDQLNVFEDGAEVTPVVLIEAGIVKAEKSGVKILGNGELTKKLTVKAAKFSKSAEEAITAKGGSVEVI, from the coding sequence ATGAAACTTCATGAATTGAAACCTGCAGAAGGTTCTCGTAAAGTACGTAACCGTGTTGGTCGTGGTACTTCATCAGGTAACGGTAAAACATCTGGTCGCGGTCAAAAAGGTCAAAAAGCTCGTAGCGGTGGCGGAGTTCGCCTTGGTTTTGAAGGTGGACAAACTCCATTGTTCCGTCGTCTTCCAAAACGTGGATTCACTAACATCAACGCTAAAGAATACGCAATTGTAAACCTTGACCAATTGAACGTCTTTGAAGACGGTGCAGAAGTAACTCCAGTTGTACTTATCGAAGCAGGAATTGTGAAAGCTGAAAAATCAGGAGTTAAAATTCTTGGTAACGGTGAGTTGACTAAGAAATTGACTGTGAAAGCAGCTAAATTCTCTAAATCAGCTGAGGAAGCTATCACTGCTAAAGGTGGTTCTGTAGAAGTCATCTAA
- the secY gene encoding preprotein translocase subunit SecY: protein MFFKLLKEALKVKQVRSKILFTIFIILVFRIGTSITVPGVNAKSLEALSGLSFLNMLSLVSGNAMKNFSVFALGVSPYITASIVVQLLQMDILPKFVEWGKQGEVGRRKLNQATRYIALVLAFVQSIGITAGFNTLSGAKLLTTALTPQVFVTIGIILTAGSMIVTWLGEQITDKGYGNGVSMIIFAGIVASIPEMIKGIYVDYFVNIPSSRLTSSIIFVVILIIAVLLIVYFTTFVQQAEYKIPIQYTKVAQGAPSSSYLPLKVNPAGVIPVIFASSITAAPAAILQFLSATGHDWAWVRTAQEMLSTTSPTGVAMYALLIILFTFFYTFVQINPEKAAENLQKSGAYIHGVRPGKGTEEFMSKLLRRLATVGSIFLGVISILPIVAKDVFGLSEAVAFGGTSLLIIISTGIEGIKQLEGYLLKRKYVGFMDKTE, encoded by the coding sequence ATGTTTTTTAAATTACTAAAAGAAGCGCTCAAGGTTAAACAAGTTCGATCAAAAATTCTCTTTACGATTTTTATCATTCTTGTTTTCCGTATTGGGACAAGTATCACTGTTCCAGGTGTGAATGCAAAAAGTTTGGAAGCTCTCAGTGGTTTATCTTTCTTGAACATGCTTAGTCTTGTTTCAGGGAATGCCATGAAGAACTTCTCCGTTTTTGCACTCGGAGTAAGTCCGTATATCACTGCTTCAATCGTTGTTCAATTGCTACAAATGGATATTTTACCGAAGTTTGTAGAATGGGGCAAACAAGGGGAAGTAGGACGGAGAAAACTAAACCAGGCTACTCGTTACATTGCACTTGTACTTGCATTTGTTCAATCTATCGGGATTACAGCAGGATTTAATACTCTATCTGGAGCGAAATTATTAACGACAGCTTTAACTCCACAAGTTTTTGTTACTATTGGTATTATCCTCACAGCAGGTAGTATGATTGTAACTTGGCTTGGGGAACAAATTACAGATAAGGGATACGGAAATGGTGTTTCTATGATTATCTTTGCAGGTATTGTTGCTTCAATTCCTGAGATGATTAAGGGTATCTATGTTGACTACTTCGTCAATATTCCAAGTAGCCGTTTGACTTCATCTATTATCTTTGTCGTTATTTTGATTATCGCTGTCTTGTTGATTGTTTACTTTACAACCTTTGTTCAACAGGCAGAATATAAAATTCCAATCCAATATACAAAAGTTGCTCAAGGAGCCCCATCAAGCTCATACCTTCCATTGAAGGTGAACCCAGCGGGGGTTATCCCAGTTATCTTTGCAAGTTCCATCACAGCAGCACCTGCAGCCATTCTTCAATTTTTGAGTGCTACAGGTCATGATTGGGCTTGGGTACGTACAGCACAGGAAATGTTATCTACAACATCTCCGACAGGTGTTGCTATGTATGCCTTGTTGATCATTCTCTTTACATTCTTCTATACATTTGTACAGATCAATCCAGAGAAAGCAGCAGAAAACTTGCAAAAGAGTGGAGCCTACATTCATGGTGTCCGTCCTGGTAAGGGTACTGAAGAGTTCATGTCGAAACTTCTTCGTCGCCTTGCGACTGTCGGATCAATCTTCCTTGGTGTGATTTCAATCTTGCCGATTGTGGCAAAAGATGTCTTTGGTCTTTCAGAAGCTGTTGCTTTTGGGGGAACTAGTCTTTTGATCATTATCTCAACTGGTATTGAAGGAATCAAACAGCTAGAAGGTTACCTATTGAAACGTAAGTATGTTGGTTTCATGGACAAAACAGAATAA